A section of the bacterium genome encodes:
- a CDS encoding type II toxin-antitoxin system RelE/ParE family toxin has translation MRVRWTLRAANDLRDLSRYIADFNPNIAVETRNRIRKSVKRLEKYPKSGRVIPEYDDAAIREIIVGRFRVWYRVAGRFVDIFTIRGGQQLSPDNISEIEKA, from the coding sequence ATGAGAGTTCGCTGGACGTTGCGCGCCGCGAATGACCTTCGCGACCTGTCCCGTTACATCGCCGATTTCAATCCGAACATCGCTGTTGAAACTCGTAACAGGATACGAAAATCGGTGAAGCGCCTCGAAAAATACCCGAAAAGCGGCCGTGTCATCCCCGAATACGACGATGCCGCCATTCGCGAGATCATCGTCGGGCGATTTCGCGTTTGGTATCGCGTCGCGGGGCGTTTTGTCGATATTTTTACGATTCGTGGCGGGCAGCAGTTGTCGCCGGATAACATTTCGGAAATCGAAAAAGCCTGA
- a CDS encoding type II toxin-antitoxin system Phd/YefM family antitoxin — protein sequence MRRMLLSEDVVPAKEFKAKLSSWLSHVAENRRPILITLNGKPAGVLMDPRDFDVDQARADDVAALKEGLADAAAGRFVSDEELDAMLDEAVKPRRR from the coding sequence ATGCGTCGCATGTTGTTGAGTGAAGATGTCGTTCCCGCCAAGGAATTCAAGGCGAAGCTCTCAAGCTGGCTTTCGCATGTCGCCGAAAATCGCCGCCCGATTCTTATCACGCTGAACGGCAAGCCGGCCGGCGTGCTGATGGACCCACGAGATTTCGACGTTGACCAGGCGCGCGCGGACGATGTCGCCGCGTTGAAGGAAGGACTTGCCGACGCCGCCGCGGGCCGATTCGTTTCCGATGAGGAACTCGACGCGATGCTGGATGAAGCGGTCAAGCCGCGACGACGATGA